In one Fundulus heteroclitus isolate FHET01 chromosome 3, MU-UCD_Fhet_4.1, whole genome shotgun sequence genomic region, the following are encoded:
- the LOC105917756 gene encoding sialic acid-binding Ig-like lectin 14: MFTFFWTTVLFSLRASNTYTVTSALGRPFCLREFCITLNEGEITAEAGLCVVIPCSFIAADGFTPKNIVWFKCESKRRKCRDSDIIFHTNHKKVPSEFLGRVSLLDPDVGQRNCSIMINDLTTSDSGSYQLRVNGLYHGKEDGFVFNQRTTVSVKDLRQRPTVTNPPLTEGQQANLTCTAPGLCSESPPKITWMWRGKEENESMIGNITALRTENLTAVTQRHSSTLTLNPSAEHHNSNITCKVSFTGDITTEETLILKVNYKRKPHITGNTTVKEGDTLNLTCSIDSFPQSLVVWTKHSPSGIHLHNDTGSATLVVSNVTAEDSGQYFCTAIHLGSMVSVSADVKMTWFSEILEGS; encoded by the exons ATGTTTACCTTCTTCTGGACAACAGTGCTATTCTCTCTGAGGGCCTCCAACACATATACAG TTACATCTGCCTTGGGAAGACCGTTCTGTTTAAGGGAATTCTGCATTACTCTTAATGAGGGAGAAATAACAGCCGAGGCTGGACTCTGTGTTGTGATACCATGTTCCTTCATCGCTGCTGATGGATTTACACCAAAAAATATTGTCTGGTTCAAATGTGAATCAAAGAGAAGGAAATGTCGGGACTCTGATATAATTTTTCACACCAACCACAAAAAGGTTCCATCTGAATTCTTAGGACGGGTTTCACTGTTGGATCCTGATGTAGGTCAGAGAAACTGTAGCATCATGATCAATGACCTCACCACATCTGATTCTGGATCATATCAGCTCAGAGTAAATGGTCTTTACCATGGAAAAGAAGATGGATTTGTCTTCAATCAAAGAACAACTGTCTCTGTTAAAG ATCTCAGGCAGAGGCCCACAGTGACTAATCCTCCACTGACTGAGGGACAACAGGCCAATCTGACCTGCACTGCTCCTGGTCTCTGCTCTGAGTCTCCTCCTAAAATCACCTGGatgtggagaggaaaagaagaaaatgaatcTATGATAGGAAACATCACTGCTTTAAGAACTGAGAATCTGActgctgtcacacagagacacagctcAACTCTGACCTTAAACCCATCAGCTGAACATCACAACAGCAATATAACCTGTAAGGTCAGCTTCACAGGGGACATAACCACTGAGGAGACTTTGATTCTAAAAGTAAACT ATAAAAGAAAACCTCACATCACTGGAAATACAACTGTGAAGGAGGGAGATACTCTGAATCTGACTTGCAGTATTGACAGTTTCCCTCAGTCACTTGTCGTGTGGACCAAGCATTCACCAAGTGGAATTCACCTCCATAATGACACTGGATCGGCAACGCTTGTCGTTTCAAATGTGACAGCTGAGGATTCTGGACAATATTTCTGCACAGCAATTCATCTGGGCAGCATGGTGTCTGTTTCCGCTGACGTAAAAATGACTT GGTTTTCAGAGATCCTAGAAGGCTCTTGA